A DNA window from Hevea brasiliensis isolate MT/VB/25A 57/8 chromosome 2, ASM3005281v1, whole genome shotgun sequence contains the following coding sequences:
- the LOC110671045 gene encoding type IV inositol polyphosphate 5-phosphatase 11: protein MGNCNGTRGGKRRFKFLMREQTDSMSAHEGIKTVKVDNLCDFSRSSDLCICVMTWNMNGKVSYEDLVELVGSNRKFDLLVVGLQEVPRKNIAGLLQAVLVDTHILQGKAIMQSLQLYVFAPLNSGLFIKELKVDKHSVGGFGRLIRRTKGAVAIHINYKGIRMVFVSCHLSAHARNVEERNSQCRHISHNLLFRNWNPYARPAQITLWLGDLNYRIQGIDTYPARNLIQKDLHRLLTSKDQLLQEAERGQVFNGFCEGTLTFKPTYKYNVGSSNYDTSHKVRVPSWTDRILFKIQDDEITASLHCYESIDDIYSSDHKPVKAHLCLKVNEQAAPDSTGLKPST from the exons atgGGTAATTGCAATGGAACTCGTGGTGGAAAAAG AAGATTCAAGTTCCTGATGAGAGAGCAAACGGATTCCATGAGTGCCCATGAAGGAATAAAGACTGTGAAGGTGGATAATCTCTGCGATTTCTCAAGAAGTTCTGATCTCTGCATCTGCGTAATGACCTGGAACATGAACGGAAAG GTCTCTTATGAAGATTTGGTGGAGCTGGTGGGCAGCAACCGGAAGTTTGATCTACTGGTTGTGGGTTTGCAAGAGGTACCTCGAAAAAACATTGCAGGATTATTGCAGGCTGTTCTTGTGGATACTCACAT ACTGCAAGGGAAGGCCATCATGCAATCTCTTCAGTTGTACGTATTTGCTCCATTGAACTCAGGGTTATTCATCAAAG AATTGAAGGTGGATAAGCATTCTGTGGGTGGATTTGGAAGATTAATTAGAAGAACAAAAGGGGCAGTAGCAATCCATATCAATTACAAAGGAATTAGAATGGTGTTTGTCTCTTGCCACCTCTCTG CTCATGCTCGGAACGTGGAAGAAAGAAATTCCCAATGTAGACACATATCACACAATCTTCTCTTCAGGAACTGGAACCCCTATGCTAGACCTGCCCAAATCACCCTATGGTTGGGAGATCTCAACTACAGGATTCAGGGGATAGATACCTATCCCGCCAGAAATTTAATACAGAAAGACCTTCATAGA CTGCTAACCAGCAAAGATCAGCTCTTACAAGAAGCAGAAAGGGGACAGGTCTTCAACGGATTCTGCGAGGGGACATTGACATTTAAACCAACGTACAAATACAACGTGGGAAGCAGCAATTACGATACAAGCCACAAG GTAAGAGTCCCTTCATGGACAGATCGGATATTGTTCAAGATACAAGATGACGAAATCACTGCAAGCTTACATTGCTATGAATCCATTGACGATATTTACAGCTCAGATCACAAGCCTGTGAAAGCTCACCTCTGCTTGAAAGTCAATGAACAAGCAGCACCTGATAGCACTGGATTAAAACCATCAACTTAA